In one window of Zingiber officinale cultivar Zhangliang chromosome 11A, Zo_v1.1, whole genome shotgun sequence DNA:
- the LOC122032894 gene encoding sugar transport protein MST3-like, which translates to MAGGAIVQSGSGKEYPGNLTFFVFFTCVVAATGGLIFGYDIGISGGVTTMDSFLEEFFPDVYRNKKRDTSNNKYCTFDSQLLTTFTSSLYLAALIASFFASTVTRAFGRRWSMLGGGITFLVGAAINGAAQNVLMLIVGRILLGIGVGFANQSVPLYLSEMAPARLRGMLNIGFQLMITTGILCADLINYGTAKIKGGWGWRVGLALAAVPAAIVTVGALFLPDTPNSLIERGHSEHAKRMLRRIRGTDDILDEYDDLVAASEESKLVKHPWANITQRKYRPQLTMAILIPFFQQLTGINVIMFYAPELFKAMDFGDDASLMSAVITGAVNMVATFVSIFTVDKLGRRKLFLEGGLQMLTSQFVIGTLMAITLGTSGEAHFPKTYAGFLVLFVCIYVMGFAWSWGPLGWLVPSEIFPLEIRSAGQSINVSVNMLFTFVIAQAFLAMLCRFKFGIFYFFCGWVVIMTVFIALFLPETKNVPIEEMVLVWKGHWFWSRFISDDDIHVGTTNVEMGKPNSEF; encoded by the exons ATGGCGGGAGGCGCGATAGTCCAATCTGGCAGCGGCAAGGAGTACCCGGGCAACCTTACTTTTTTCGTCTTCTTCACTTGTGTCGTCGCCGCCACCGGCGGTCTCATCTTCGGCTACGACATCGGCATCTCCG GTGGAGTGACTACGATGGACTCGTTCCTGGAGGAGTTCTTCCCCGACGTCTACCGGAACAAGAAACGGGACACCAGCAACAACAAATACTGCACGTTCGACAGCCAGCTGCTGACGACCTTCACGTCGTCGCTGTACCTGGCGGCGCTCATCGCCTCCTTCTTCGCTTCGACGGTGACGAGGGCGTTCGGTCGCAGGTGGTCTATGCTCGGCGGAGGGATCACGTTCCTCGTCGGCGCCGCGATCAATGGAGCCGCCCAGAATGTGCTCATGCTCATCGTCGGACGCATCCTCCTCGGAATCGGCGTCGGCTTTGCCAATCAG TCTGTCCCACTTTATCTCTCGGAAATGGCTCCGGCGCGCCTCCGTGGCATGCTCAATATCGGATTCCAGCTGATGATCACGACCGGAATCCTCTGCGCCGACCTCATCAACTACGGCACCGCCAAGATCAAGGGCGGCTGGGGGTGGCGCGTCGGCCTCGCACTCGCCGCCGTCCCCGCAGCCATCGTCACCGTCGGCGCGCTCTTCTTGCCCGACACGCCCAACTCCCTCATCGAGCGCGGCCACTCCGAGCACGCCAAGCGGATGCTCCGGCGCATTCGCGGCACCGACGACATCCTCGACGAGTACGACGACCTCGTCGCGGCCAGCGAGGAGTCGAAGCTGGTGAAGCACCCGTGGGCTAACATCACCCAGAGAAAGTACCGCCCGCAGCTCACCATGGCCATCCTCATCCCCTTCTTCCAGCAGCTGACCGGCATCAATGTGATAATGTTCTACGCCCCTGAGCTCTTCAAGGCAATGGATTTCGGGGACGACGCTTCTCTCATGTCGGCCGTCATCACGGGAGCCGTAAACATGGTCGCCACCTTCGTATCCATTTTCACGGTCGACAAGCTCGGCCGAAGGAAGCTTTTCTTGGAGGGCGGGCTTCAAATGCTCACAAGTCAG TTTGTGATCGGAACTTTAATGGCAATCACACTGGGAACCAGTGGAGAGGCGCACTTTCCGAAGACCTACGCCGGCTTTCTGGTCCTGTTTGTTTGTATCTACGTGATGGGGTTTGCTTGGTCTTGGGGTCCCCTTGGATGGCTGGTTCCTAGCGAGATATTTCCTCTTGAGATCAGGTCGGCGGGGCAGAGCATCAACGTTTCCGTCAACATGCTCTTCACCTTTGTCATTGCTCAAGCCTTCCTCGCCATGCTCTGCCGCTTCAAGTTCGGTATCTTCTACTTCTTCTGCGGGTGGGTGGTCATCATGACCGTCTTCATCGCCCTCTTCCTCCCGGAGACCAAAAACGTGCCGATTGAAGAGATGGTACTTGTCTGGAAAGGCCACTGGTTTTGGAGCAGATTCATTTCAGATGATGACATTCACGTAGGCACTACTAATGTCGAGATGGGTAAACCCAATTCCGAATTTTAG